Below is a genomic region from Streptomyces sp. NBC_00461.
TCACCCGCGGCATGCTCGGCGCCAACGGCATCGTCGGGGCGGGCGTCCCGATCGCCGTGGGTGCCGCCTTCGCCGCCCGGTACAAGGGCGAGGACAGCGTCGCCGTGACATTCTTCGGCGACGGCGCCACCAACATCGGCGCCTTCCACGAGGGCGCCAACATGGCAGCGATCCTCGGCCTGCCCGTCGTCTTCGTCTGCGAGAACAACGGCTACGCCGAATTCACGCCACAGTCCGGGCACATGCTGCTCACCGACGTGGCCGACCGGGCCGCCGCCTACGGCATGCCCAGCGTGATCGTCGACGGCATGGACGCGCTCGCCGTCCATCGCGCCGCCGCCGACGCCGTCGAACGGGCCCGGTCGGGCGCGGGCCCGATGATGATCGAGGCCAAGACCTACCGCTTCTTCGACCACCAGGGCGTCAAGGGCCTGCGGCACCCCTACCGGTCGGACGAGGAGGTCGCCGAGTGGAAGGCCCGCGACCCCATCGACCTGCTGGAGACCCGGGCCGTCGCCGACGGCACCGCGACCCGCGCGGAGCTGGACGACGTATGGCAGCGCACCCGCGACGAGATCGCCGAGGCCATCGCGTACGCCGAGACCAGCCCGCTGCCCGACCCCGCCGACCTGCTGCTCAACGTCTACTCGGGATGACTGCCATGACCACCACCACCGAAGCACCGGCCGTAGTCCCGAACGCCACGGCCCGCAAACTGACCTACGTCAAGGCCTTCAACGAGGGACTCGCCCAGGCCATGCGCGAGGACGAGAACGTCTTCGTCGCCGGCGAGGACGTGGCCGGATACGGCGGCGTGTTCCGCATGTTCGACAACCTGCTCGACGAGTTCGGCCCCCGCCGCATGATCGACACCCCGATCTCCGAAGCCGCCCTCGTCGGCCTCGGCGTGGGCGCCGCCGCCCGCGGCCTGCGCCCCGTCGTCGACCTCATGTTCATGGACTTCATCGGCGTCTGCCTCGACCAGATCGTCAACCAGGCAGCCAAGATGAAGTACATGTTCGGCGGCGCGCTGTCCGTGCCGCTCACCATCACCACCGCCTCCGGAGCCGGCCTCGGCGCCGCGGCCCAGCACAGCCAGAGCCTGGAGGCCTGGCTGGCCCACGTGCCCGGCCTCAAGGTCGTCATGCCGTGCGACCCGTACACCGCCAAGGGCCTGACCGTCTCGGCCATCCGGGACGACAACCCGGTCGTCGTCATGCTCAACAAGGTCCTGCTCGGCAGCACCAGCGAGGTGCCCGAGGAGATCTACGGCATCCCGCTGGGCCAGGCGCACACCGCGCGCCAGGGCAGCGACGTCACCGTGATCGCCCTGGGCCGCATGGTGGGCGAGGCCCTCGCGGCGGCCGACGAACTCGCGGCCGAGGGTGTGGAGATCGAGGTGATCGACCCGCGCACCGTGCAGCCCCTGGACACCGAGACGATGTTCGCCTCCGTCCGTCGCACCAACCGGGTGCTCGTGGTGCACGAGGCCGTCACCTTCGGCGGGCTCGGCGCGGAGATCGCCGCCCAGATCCAGGACGCCGCCTTCGACCATCTGGACGCGCCGGTGCTGCGCATCGGCGCCCCCTTTTCGCCCGTCCCCTTCTCCCCGGTCCTGGAGAAGGCCTACGTGCCCGATCGCGCCCGGATCGCCCAGGGCTGCCGGCGTCTCCTCGAAAGGTCGTGACCGACGTGGCGGTCGAGGTTCTGCTGCCGAAGATCGGCCTGACCATGCAGGAAGGCACGATCGACGAATGGCTCGTGCCCACCGGCGCCGCCGTCGCGGAGGGCGACGCCCTGCTGCGGCTGGCCACCGACAAGGTCGACGTGGACGTCGAGGCGGAGGCCGGGGGACTGTTCCACCCGGTGGTCGCGGCCGGCGCCACCGTGCCGGCCGGGGCCCTCATCGGCTGGCTGCTGGCCGAGGGCGAACAGCCACCGGACCTGGCGGGCACGCCCACGCCGGTCGGGTCGGGGACTACTGCGCCCGCCCCCGACGCCGGCGCGGCGCCCTCCGTGAACGGCACGGGTGAGAAGGGCATCGGTGACCGGCTTCTGTCCTCACCGAACGCCCGGAGGGTCGCCGCGGCTGCCGACGTCGACCTCACCGCCGTACGGGGCACCGGTCCAGGCGGACGGATCGTCTCCGAGGACGTGGAGGAGTTCCTCGCGGCCCTCCCCGGCGACCTCGTCACCGCCGTACCGTCGGGCGGCACCCCCGCCTCACCGCTGGTCCGCAAGCTGGCGAAGGAGCGGGGCATCGATCTCTCCGAGGTGAACGGCACCGGTCCCGGCGGCCGGATCCGCAGGGCGGACCTGGAGAGAGTCACTCCGGCACCGGAGCGCCTTCTCGTTCGTCCCAGTGAGGTCATCCCACTCACCGGGATGCGCGGCACCATCGCCCGCAGGATGCACGCCAGCCTCCAGGAGATGGCGCAGCTGACGCACGGCTACGAGGTGCGGATGGACGCCGTGGTGTCCCTGCGGGACCGGCTCAAGGAGGAGTGGACCGACAGCGATCTGCCGGTGCCCAGCATCAACGACTTCCTGCTGAAGGCCGCGGCCCTGGCCCTGCGCGAGCACCCGCTGCTCAACGCGACGGTGCGGGAGGACGGCATCCATCTGCTCGACGAGATCCACCTTGGCTTCGCGGTGGCCGTTCCGGGCGGCCTGATGGTCCCCGTGATCGAGGACGCGGTGGCGCTGCCGCTGCCCGAGGTCGCCCGCCGGTCGAGGTCCCTGGCCCAGGCCGCACGCGAAGGGCGGATCTCGCCCGCGCAGCTGGAAGGGGCCACCTTCACGGTCACCTCGCTCGGCGGATACGGCGTCGACTTCTTCACCCCCGTGATCAACCCCGGCAACGTCGCCATCCTCGGGGTGGGCAGGCTCAGGGACGGTGTCGAGTGGGTGGACGACCGGCCGCTGCGCACGCGGGTGCTCACCCTCAGCCTCACCTTCGACCACCGAGCCGTCGACGGGGCACCCGCCGCCGAATATCTGCGCACCGTAGGTGAGTTGCTGAGCAAGCCCCTTCGCCTGCTGGTGTGATCCGAGGCCTATGCGGTCGGGTCGGCGATCCGCTCCGCGAGGTTGCCGACCTCGCGGACGAAGGAGCGGTGCCCCAGCGACCGGTAGACGTCGTCACCCCGGACCTGCGAGATCGCCGCGGTCTCCAGCAGCGCCAGCAGGCCCAGGCCGGTCACCGCCGCCTCGGCGTCGGAGACCGGCCCGCGGGCCTTGCGGATCAGCCGCACCAGTTCGTCCAGCAGTTCGGTACGGCTCTCCTGGCGCAGCGCCTCCGCGTCCTGGCTCATTCCGGCCGACGACACGAAGAAGACGGTGGCGGCGGACCGGTGTTCGCCCAGCCAGGCCAGCAGCGAGGTGATCGCCGCACCGATGTCCGAGCCGGGTTCGTGGGCCTGAGCGAGCGCCTGCAACTGCTCGCGCAGCGCGGCGGCGAACACCCGCATCCCCTCCGCCAGGACCTGGTCCTTGGAGGAGAAGTGGTAGTACACCGCTGCCGAGGTCATCTCCGCACGCGCGGCGATGTCGGCCACCGTCACCTCGTCCGGCGGCTGGGTGGCGAACAGCTCCGTGGCTGCGTCGATCACCCACTGCTTGCGCGACGGACGATGAGCGGCGCGGGTTCCGGATGTCGTCATGGTGTCAAGTATGCCGGGAGCCCGGTGCTCCGGAGGCGCTTGCGCAGCAGGAATTATGCCGTCGGGCGGGAGTAGTTACTGGATACAATGGTCAGTACGCAGGGCCCACGGACGCGGGTTCACGGCAATCGGCAGGGAGCATGATGGCCACGACGAAGAACGGCAAGCAGCCCGCCCACCGGCCCTCGCGGCGGCAGCACATCATCTCCGCCGCCGTGCGGGTGTTCGGCCGCAACGGATTCGCCGAGACCAGCATCCAGGACATCGCGGACGAGGCACAGGTGGTGCCCACCGCCGTCTACTACCACTTCGACGGCAAAGAGGAGTTGCTCGAACTCGCGATGCGACGGGTCTTCGACCAGCTGAACGCGGTCGTGGAGGCGGCGCGTCCGGAGTCCGAGCCGGGTGACGCGGAGGGCCTGGTCCGCGTCATCGACGCGGTGTGGGACTGGGTGGAGCAGAACCCGGACGAGGCGCGGCTCTACCAGGTCCAGGTCGCTTCCGCCAACGGCAGCGTCAAGGTGCTGCGGGACGAGTTCGAGCAGCGCCACATCCAGCGTGGCTACGACTATCTGCCCGAGGGCACGACTCGCAGCCCCCGGGCGGCGAAGGCCCGGCACGCGGGGCAGGCGCTCGCGGTCCGCACACTGATCAGCACGACCATGCTCGTCACGGCGCTGCGGGCGGAGGGAGGACCGTTGTCCCAGCTGCCCTCCCGGTCCGTGCTGGAGGCGGTCAGGGCGCTGGCCCTGCGCATCGTCGGCGCCGAGGAGAAGCCGGCCCCCTCCCGGCCCTGAGGCGGTTCACCAGGGCAGCGGCCTGCGGTCGGCGAACAGCCCGCCCGTCGTCTCGTCGCCCTCGGGAAGGGTCGCCAGCCAGACCGGGGTGTCCGCCCCCTCCGCCGGACCGCGCGGAGCGGACGGCCCGCCCATGCCGCTGCGGGTCCAGCCGGGGTCGGCGGCGTTGACCAGCACGCCCGTGCCGGAGAGCTCGGCGGCGAGCATACGGGTCAGGGCGTTGAGCGCCGCCTTGGAGATCCGGTACGCGGGGTGCCGGCCGGAGTCCATCAGCGCCAGCGAACCGTAGGAGCTGGTGACGTTCACGACCCGCCCGTAGCCGGCTTCCACCATGCCGGGGACGACGGCCTCCGCCACCCGCCAGGCGCCGGTGAGGTTCGTGTCCAGTGTCGCCCGGAGGATGTCCTCATCGATGTACGGGGGCCGCAGTTCCCGGTCCAGGGACACGCCCGCGTTGTTCACCAGCACGGCGATCCCACCGGTCAGCCCCGTCGCCTCCCGGACCGCTTCCGAGACGCTCTTCGCGGACGTCACGTCCAGGGGCAGCGGCAGTGCCGCCGGGCCGATGACGCGGCATGCCTCCTCGGCGGCCTCGCGTCCTCGCGCCCCGACCAGGACCCGCAGCCCCTGGTCGGCGAGCTGTCGGCACATCTCCAGGCCGATCCCGCGTGCCCCGCCGGTCACCAGCGCTGTTCTCCCGCCGTGCCGCATGCTTCGCCCGCCGCCTCTCACACCGTCAGGACCGAGCACGCGCTGATCCCGGGCGCCCCGTACACATGGGTGAAGCCCACCCGGGGAGCGCCCGGCACCTGCACACCGGGCGCCCGTCCCTGCAACTGCCGTACGACTTCATGGAACTGCCGCAGCCCGGAGGCGCCGACGGGCTCTCCGCCGGCCAGGCAGCCGCCGTCGGTGTTGACCGGTATCCGGCCCGTCGGATCGGTCTCCCCGGCGGACAGCAGTTCCTCCTGCTCGCCGTGGCCGCACAGCCCGGTCTCCGCCAGGTGGATCAGCTCCGAGCCGCTGTCGGTGTCCTGCAACTGGGCGACCTGCACGTCCGCGGGTGCCACCCCTGCCGCGCGGAAGGCCGCCTCCGCGGCGTCGACGCTGGGGCTGTGGTGCGGTCCTGGCGGCAGCCAGGGCGAGAACACCTCGAAAGAACCGAACCGCCTGGTGCGGAAGGCCAACGACGCCAGCCTGACCGGTTGTTCACACAGGTCGAAGGCGCGGTCGCCGCGCGCCAGCACCAGCGCCGCCGCCCCCTGTCCGGGGGAACAGAACATGTACTGGGTGAGCGGGGGACTGACCTCGGCCGAGTCCAGGATCTCCTGCTCCGTCAGCGGCTTGCGCCGCCACGCCAACGGGTGGTCAGAGCCGTTGCGGAAGGCCCGCGCGGCGACCATCGCCAGCGCCCGCTCCGAGATCCCGTGCTCGTACAAGTACCGCTGGGTCTTGAGGGCGAAGAACTGGGTGGTGAGCATCATGCCGGTCTCGGCGTACCAGTCGCCCAGACCGTAGCGGGCCGCGGAGACGTGGAACGCGCCCCGCTCGTGCTTGTCGAACCCGACCGCCAGTCCGAGCGAGGCCTCGCCCGCGCGTAGCGCGTTGGCCAACGCGAGCACGGTGGAGGCACCGGTCGCGCAGCCGTTCTGCACATTGACGAAGGGCACACCGGTCAGGCCCAGCCGGCCCACCAGCGTGTCGGGCTTGCCGGACACGTCCGAGCCGCCGGCCGCGTAGCCGATGTCCTCCCAGGCGACACCGGCGTCGGCCAGCGCCTCGCGTATCGCACGCTCGGCCATGTCCATGCCGGTGACGCTCTCGTCGCGGCCGAAGGGATGCATCCCGCACCCGACCACGTACACGTCGTCGGTCCGGCTCATCGCTCCCCGTCCAGGTCCGGACGGAACGCGAAGGTCACAACCTCGGTGCCGTCCTCGTCCTGGTACGCGGGCACCGTGGTGAGCCGGACCGGCAGACCGATCCCTATCTCCGCGCTGGGAACCGCCAGCAGCGCCTCGACCAGCACGTCACCGAGGTCCACATAGCCCACGTGGTAGGGCCGGTGGCCGCCGGACGGCGGGCGGTACGGCGGCTTCGGCGGAAAGGCCTGGAGCGTCCACGACCACACACGCCCGCTCACCGGCAGCACATGCGCGGACATGGCGCCGTCCGAACACTTGGGGCACGAGTCCTGCCGGGGGAAGACGACGGTGCCGCATCCGGAGCAGCGCGCGCCCGCGAGACGCGGTGGATCCCCTCCGTCGAACAACGCCTCGTCGATGAGTCTGGTGGTCATGCCGTTCCGCCTTCCACGTCACCAGCCCAGCAGCCCGGCCAGCCGTTCCCGATGGTGTGCGGCGCCGCCCAGCAGGACGGCGTCGGACTGGGCGCGCCGGAAGTACAGGTGTGCGTCGTGCTCCCAGGTGAAGCCCATGCCGCCGTGCAGCTGCACGCACTCGGCGGCGACGGACACGAACGCCTCGCCGCACCACGCCTGTGCCACCGCCGCCGCCTCGGCCAGCGCCTCGGGCGAGCCGGCCGCCCGCACCGCGCGCACCACGGCCGACCGTGCGGCCTCGACCTGGAGCAGCATGTCGGCACAGGTGTGCTTGACCGCCTGGAAGCCGCCGATCGCCCTGCCGAACTGGGTACGGTCGCGCACATGGGCCACCGTCATGTCCAACGCGGCCTGCGCTCCGCCCAGTTGCTCGGCGGCCAGAGCCACCAGCGCCACGTCCAGGGCGCGGGAGACGACGTCCGCCCCCTCGCCTCCGGCGGTCAGTGCCCGGGCCCGGGCACCGGAGAAAGTGACCACCGCCTGGCCCCGGCTGAGGTCCATTGTCGGCACCCGGCGCACCGCGACCCCCGGCTCGCGCGGGTCGACGAGATAGAGGTTCACGCCGTCGGCACCGGCCGCGGCCACCACCAGCGTTTCGGCGTCGGCGCCGTCGAGGACGAACGGCGCGGTGCCGTCGAGCAGCGGCACGCTGCCCTGCCAGGAGACGGCCACCGGCACGGCCTCGGACCGCCACGCTCCATCCGGGGCCGCCACCGCCAGGGCGTGCACCGTGCCCTCGGCCAATTCGGCCAGTGCCCTGTCGGCGGTGCCGCAGCCGGCCAGCACCTGGCCGGCCAGCACGGTGGAGGACAGCAGCGGTACCGGCGCCAGTGTCCTGCCCAACTCCTCGCAGATCACGGCGATCTCGGCGAGCCCGCCGATGCCGCCGGCCGGCTCGGGCAGACCGAGGGCCGCGAGGCCGACCTGCCGGCCGAGGGTGTCCCACAACTCGGCGTCGACGCCGGGGAAGTGCTCGGACATGCGACGTACCGCGGCGGTGCCGCCGGCGTCGGCGCACACCGACCGAACGGTCTCGCGCAGGTCGTCCAGTTCGGTCTCCGACAGGGCGGCGCCGTCCGTCACGGTGCTCGTCATCGTGTGCCCCCTCTCTCGTCGCACCGTTCCCGCAGGGCACTGTGCGCGGCCGCCATCCGGGCCACCGGCACGCGGTGCGCGGAACACGAGACGTAGTCGAGGCCCAGGTCGTCGCAGAACGCGATCGACTCCGCGTCACCGCCGTGCTCACCGCACACGCCCAGCTTGATGCCGGGCCGTACGCTCCGCGCCCGCTGCGCCGCCAGGTCGATCAGCGCGCCCACCCCGTGCGGGTCGAGCCGGGCGAACGGGCTGGCGGTCAGGAACCCGCGCTCCTGGTAGTTGGCGAGCACCTGTCGCTCGACGTCGTCCCGCGAGAATCCATAGGTGAGCTGGGTGAGGTCGTTGGTGCCGAAGGAGAAGAACTCGGCGTGCTCGGCGAGTTCGCCGGCCAGCAGCGCGGCCCGCGGCGTCTCGATCATCGTGCCGAGCCGGTACGGGACCTCCACTCCGGTCCGGGCGGCGACCGCGTCGGCGGCGCCGCGCACGTACGCGGCCGCGGCGGCCAGTTCCTCCGGCAGGCTGACGAGCGGGATCATCACCTCCAGCTCCGGGCGGACTCCGGTGGCGGCGACATCGGCCCAGGCGGTGAAGAGCGCCTCGGCCTGCGCCGGGTAGAGGCGCTCGTGCAGCAGCGCCAGCCGCACCCCGCGCAGCCCGAGCATCGGGTTCGCCTCGCGCAGCGCGGCGGCCCGCTGCTCCTCGGCCGCATCCAGGGCCTGTCCGGGGGCGGGCAGGAACTCGTGCAGCGGGGCGTCCAGCAGGCGCA
It encodes:
- a CDS encoding thiamine pyrophosphate-dependent dehydrogenase E1 component subunit alpha, encoding MAQKKSADAVAHQVSAQVIRDLHERMVRIRLFETEAGKLMEAGKLPGFLHLYVGQEAVAAGVMAALRDDDQITSTHRGHGHAVAKGVGLREMYAELYGRVTGACLGRGGSMHINDLTRGMLGANGIVGAGVPIAVGAAFAARYKGEDSVAVTFFGDGATNIGAFHEGANMAAILGLPVVFVCENNGYAEFTPQSGHMLLTDVADRAAAYGMPSVIVDGMDALAVHRAAADAVERARSGAGPMMIEAKTYRFFDHQGVKGLRHPYRSDEEVAEWKARDPIDLLETRAVADGTATRAELDDVWQRTRDEIAEAIAYAETSPLPDPADLLLNVYSG
- a CDS encoding alpha-ketoacid dehydrogenase subunit beta; this encodes MTTTTEAPAVVPNATARKLTYVKAFNEGLAQAMREDENVFVAGEDVAGYGGVFRMFDNLLDEFGPRRMIDTPISEAALVGLGVGAAARGLRPVVDLMFMDFIGVCLDQIVNQAAKMKYMFGGALSVPLTITTASGAGLGAAAQHSQSLEAWLAHVPGLKVVMPCDPYTAKGLTVSAIRDDNPVVVMLNKVLLGSTSEVPEEIYGIPLGQAHTARQGSDVTVIALGRMVGEALAAADELAAEGVEIEVIDPRTVQPLDTETMFASVRRTNRVLVVHEAVTFGGLGAEIAAQIQDAAFDHLDAPVLRIGAPFSPVPFSPVLEKAYVPDRARIAQGCRRLLERS
- a CDS encoding 2-oxo acid dehydrogenase subunit E2, producing the protein MAVEVLLPKIGLTMQEGTIDEWLVPTGAAVAEGDALLRLATDKVDVDVEAEAGGLFHPVVAAGATVPAGALIGWLLAEGEQPPDLAGTPTPVGSGTTAPAPDAGAAPSVNGTGEKGIGDRLLSSPNARRVAAAADVDLTAVRGTGPGGRIVSEDVEEFLAALPGDLVTAVPSGGTPASPLVRKLAKERGIDLSEVNGTGPGGRIRRADLERVTPAPERLLVRPSEVIPLTGMRGTIARRMHASLQEMAQLTHGYEVRMDAVVSLRDRLKEEWTDSDLPVPSINDFLLKAAALALREHPLLNATVREDGIHLLDEIHLGFAVAVPGGLMVPVIEDAVALPLPEVARRSRSLAQAAREGRISPAQLEGATFTVTSLGGYGVDFFTPVINPGNVAILGVGRLRDGVEWVDDRPLRTRVLTLSLTFDHRAVDGAPAAEYLRTVGELLSKPLRLLV
- a CDS encoding TetR/AcrR family transcriptional regulator; translated protein: MTTSGTRAAHRPSRKQWVIDAATELFATQPPDEVTVADIAARAEMTSAAVYYHFSSKDQVLAEGMRVFAAALREQLQALAQAHEPGSDIGAAITSLLAWLGEHRSAATVFFVSSAGMSQDAEALRQESRTELLDELVRLIRKARGPVSDAEAAVTGLGLLALLETAAISQVRGDDVYRSLGHRSFVREVGNLAERIADPTA
- a CDS encoding TetR/AcrR family transcriptional regulator codes for the protein MMATTKNGKQPAHRPSRRQHIISAAVRVFGRNGFAETSIQDIADEAQVVPTAVYYHFDGKEELLELAMRRVFDQLNAVVEAARPESEPGDAEGLVRVIDAVWDWVEQNPDEARLYQVQVASANGSVKVLRDEFEQRHIQRGYDYLPEGTTRSPRAAKARHAGQALAVRTLISTTMLVTALRAEGGPLSQLPSRSVLEAVRALALRIVGAEEKPAPSRP
- a CDS encoding SDR family NAD(P)-dependent oxidoreductase: MTGGARGIGLEMCRQLADQGLRVLVGARGREAAEEACRVIGPAALPLPLDVTSAKSVSEAVREATGLTGGIAVLVNNAGVSLDRELRPPYIDEDILRATLDTNLTGAWRVAEAVVPGMVEAGYGRVVNVTSSYGSLALMDSGRHPAYRISKAALNALTRMLAAELSGTGVLVNAADPGWTRSGMGGPSAPRGPAEGADTPVWLATLPEGDETTGGLFADRRPLPW
- a CDS encoding thiolase family protein; this translates as MSRTDDVYVVGCGMHPFGRDESVTGMDMAERAIREALADAGVAWEDIGYAAGGSDVSGKPDTLVGRLGLTGVPFVNVQNGCATGASTVLALANALRAGEASLGLAVGFDKHERGAFHVSAARYGLGDWYAETGMMLTTQFFALKTQRYLYEHGISERALAMVAARAFRNGSDHPLAWRRKPLTEQEILDSAEVSPPLTQYMFCSPGQGAAALVLARGDRAFDLCEQPVRLASLAFRTRRFGSFEVFSPWLPPGPHHSPSVDAAEAAFRAAGVAPADVQVAQLQDTDSGSELIHLAETGLCGHGEQEELLSAGETDPTGRIPVNTDGGCLAGGEPVGASGLRQFHEVVRQLQGRAPGVQVPGAPRVGFTHVYGAPGISACSVLTV
- a CDS encoding Zn-ribbon domain-containing OB-fold protein; the encoded protein is MTTRLIDEALFDGGDPPRLAGARCSGCGTVVFPRQDSCPKCSDGAMSAHVLPVSGRVWSWTLQAFPPKPPYRPPSGGHRPYHVGYVDLGDVLVEALLAVPSAEIGIGLPVRLTTVPAYQDEDGTEVVTFAFRPDLDGER
- a CDS encoding acyl-CoA dehydrogenase family protein is translated as MTSTVTDGAALSETELDDLRETVRSVCADAGGTAAVRRMSEHFPGVDAELWDTLGRQVGLAALGLPEPAGGIGGLAEIAVICEELGRTLAPVPLLSSTVLAGQVLAGCGTADRALAELAEGTVHALAVAAPDGAWRSEAVPVAVSWQGSVPLLDGTAPFVLDGADAETLVVAAAGADGVNLYLVDPREPGVAVRRVPTMDLSRGQAVVTFSGARARALTAGGEGADVVSRALDVALVALAAEQLGGAQAALDMTVAHVRDRTQFGRAIGGFQAVKHTCADMLLQVEAARSAVVRAVRAAGSPEALAEAAAVAQAWCGEAFVSVAAECVQLHGGMGFTWEHDAHLYFRRAQSDAVLLGGAAHHRERLAGLLGW